ACCACCATCTTGGTTGGTTAACACTTTGTATTATCTTTATACTATCTAATATAAGAGtaaagatgttaaaaaaaaaaaattaaatggaaaacaaaaaacgaatgatattagataaattaaaattaacctatcttatatatatatatatatatattttttttggaatactAGTACCTTAAGCGAAAAAGATAACCATAGTATAAACATAACTGTGAAATGGTTTATTCGTTCGGTTGAGATGTCGTTCACGGTGACATTCTTCTTTAAACATCCCGTGATTAAAGGATTAGTATGGCGGTGaagtattaaattataaatttggttAATTCCAAAAATATCATACATAAATACAATATAATTGTATCCAATTCATATCCTATGGAATAAAATAACTATCTTAggacaattttttgtttgtattcaTTCCATACTACTAAAATAGTTTTGTGAAGGCAGTGGTTGGttaataaaaagttgaaagattCTATGACGCTAAAGAAATCGTTGGCAAGTGAAAAGCCAAACATCAAACAATTATATGCCATCTCTGCCCTTTGTTGTGCACCTACGACAAGTGTAAGATCCGACGGCAAACATTTTGTTCGCATGGGTCCAATTGTATCTCTACGTAATTAATGGTATTGTTCCTCGGTGGAAGTAGATATGTCGACGATGATGTCTTTGGATAAGATAAGATATTTGTTAgacaatacatatataatggAAATTAAATAATTCAATGTGCAATTGCTTATCTTTGTATGTgttcattttttcaaaacaattttggaGTATAGCATGGTTTGGCGACAACCAGTAAGGGGACAAGTTTTcttgttaataaattttattaattctgTTCCTTATAATATTACGTGGTTGGTTAATCAAATGATACGTACGTTGAACTTTCAATCTAGACTAATAGAAGACTTCCCGAGTTGACCGAAATAAATAACACCTGCTTCTGTGACTCTCTGAGGTTATATCTTAAATCAAATTCGATGTAGCATATAACACGTTATACATTAGGAACAATTTAATTATAGTGATGAGAAAAGGActaaatacattatttttttggttgtcaACAAGAACATATGATATAAAGctctaacaaaaaaagaagaactaaatatgaaaatatgatcAGAGGACAGGTAAGTACATTGTCGGGTGATGACATGACTAATTATTAATTTCGACCCcaatttaaaaacatacaTATTCTAAAATTCTATTATGGCATGTGAAATTGTGAAAAGACACAAAACTAATGGACCGATGTGGAGTAACACAGAAAACGCGTGGCGTAGAGAGGACTTGATAATTAGGAGTCAAGGTTGCGTTGATGCTGTGAGGTCCAGGGTTTTGTAGCTTTTCTTCTATTGTCACGTGTACGGTGTTTGGGAAATGAACGGCTAAATCATTCAACTTGAAACACTAATCACGGCATTTCACGAAATAAGAGGATAATATTGGTATATGCAGTTTACATCAAGAGTTAAATACCATAATGTAATGTTGGCTACGGATCTAACAAATCATGTGAGCAATACGAGTTTTGGTAACTATAATTTTCGTGAAAGGAACATATATTGGACTATTGGAGGTAGCTGGCAACTCTCAAATCTTAAAGTGaagtatattttttgtatgCAAAATCAAGATGATAGTATGTATGATgatcatgtatatatttattgtggACAGTTAAATTCGTTTGATGTAGATAAATGCACTGATTATTGATTTGTATGCGGTCAAAACTATATAGTAATCGAGCCATCGAGGTGGTGTGGTTTATTGGTGTTATTCGAGTGGTAGAAATTTTTCTATCAAGGGGGAAAGTCCTACTATCTACGACCATTAttgctcttttcttttgaccaGCATACTCATTTTAACTGACAAGACTAGACTGCATGACATTTCATAGACTTTGGGATTAGTATGTGTTTTAGCTCATGATCTAGGTTAAAAAAGAGAATGTGATTATTagtaaacatattttaaaagctAACCAAATATAATGTAATCACGTAATCTTTGATCATATGTATGATTTGTAAACTCCCATTAGATCAAGTTGAAAATCCATCGAGGGTTTGcgatttttttaatgtttttttatttatgtgttaTATAGATTTGGAAAGAAATTAAGTTTAAGTGGGGGAATCAAAGGGCCAACATTGAACAGCCAgactaaaaaaacattaaacagaTTAATGGGCTTAATGCGTAATGcgtctctttttttgtttaaggcccataatagttttattaaaaaggCCGAAATGTAAGGCAACACTAGCACTACACTAACAAGGTCAGTCAGAATGTGCTCACTGGCCACTGCTCATAaatcaagaaatcaaaatattgcatgcaatttttttcttaaaaccaaaaacgtAGTATAGtgaaaatattctaaaaataatatgtatgtcagctcatttttactttttctaaaagaaattagtattattctataaacaaaaagaagaaaaaagttgggGGAAAGAGAGGGGAGAAGCTCGAGAAGAGTGTGGGAGAAGGCAAACCCCAAACACTGACTAGACACAGACCGTTGGGCCCGACTCTTCATGCATGCACTCTTCTGAcaacattttcaatttctccatatctctctctattgttttttcatttcttagtTTCATTAATATCATAGTTTATGAATAATACTACAAGTACTATGTAAAATATGCCTTAAATAAAGATATCGTACAATTCAAAATGCTTTTGTTGGAATGCAATTTAAACTCCAAAATTCAGAATTTAATGAGGAAGTGTGGTCAGGTCGCTGTTACTTTTAAGTGTCAGTCTTCACTCACTCACTCAACATCGTTTCAAATTTCAGAGCAAAAGTCTCTAAACCCAAAGCCTCTCCACTTAATTGCCTATTCTTCAAAAGGCGAGTTTCCTTTACCAAGCTTGCAAAGTTATCTAAACTCCAAACGATATCTAAAACGCGTGTACTCATTTCtcttattctttcttcttaagcCATGACTAAAGATGAAGACTTTAAGCTCCTAAAGATCCAGGTAGTTTTAAGACTttctccacttttttttttatctttttgcaaTAGTCTCTCATTGTGTTAATGGTTATGACTATTGCAAAACACAGACGTTTTCACTCAGAGTCAACATTCACTGCGAGGGCTGTAACAAGAAAGTCAAGAAACTTCTTCAGAGGATCGAAGGTTTCTAAATTTCACACATGCAATACATTTCTGCTTTACTCATTTTGGATTCTCGATAGATACATTGTCATGTTTTGACCAAAACAGGAGTTTGCCACGTGAAGATAGAAGCAGAACATCAAAAGGTGACTGTTTCAGGGTCAGTTGACTCAGCCACACTCATCAACAAGCTTGTTAAAGCCGGGAAACACGCCGAGCTTTGGTCTCCtaacccaaaccaaaaccagcCTCAAAAGCCCAAGACTAACGACTTCATCAAGAACGTTAATCAAAAGGGTCAGAAGCAGGGGTCTGCCAAAAGTGGTATTGAAGCCTGTAAACCCAAGAACGGCCCTAAAGGTGCAGCCTTTGTAGCTGAGGAAGATGGAGATGGCAGTGAAGAGGAAGACGGAGATGTCCAGTTTCCTAAACCGGCGaatcagcagcagcaacaaaaCGTCGTCAACGCCAAGAAAAACAGTGGAGGAGCTGCGATGAACAATGGAAACAACGGAGTCAACGCAGCATCAAAGAAAGTcaaccaaaaacagagcaaccATAACCAGAACACTCAACAAGTAATGGCGGCTATGAGAATGAGAACCGCCGGGAAAATGAGCACTGGTGTTGAAGCCAACGAGATTGGAGCTCTCATGGGTCTTGCTGGCTTCAACGGCGCAACCAACGCAGTGAATCACCCTCCAAATGGGATTCAACAACAGCTTCAAGCTCCACCGTTAAACAACGTCAACGGCGTCACTAATCACAACCTCACCAATAGTAATGGAGGCATGATGATGAACATGAATGGGTACAATAATCATCATCCAATGAACATGCAGAGTAGGCAAATGATGCATCAGCCTCAGCAAATGATGTACCAAAGATCATCTTTCGTTCCAGCATCAAGCAATGGGTATTATTACAATTATACCCCTAGTCCCTACAGTTATTATCCTTATTACCCTTACGCAAGTGATCAGTACCAACAACAAAGTAGTCATTCACATGCAACAAACATGTCTAGTGAAGAAGACGCTGGTAATAACAATAGCTGCAACATCATGTAAAGTGTGGATGCTTGCTAAGGAAGATATctatcttttgcttttggaaACAAGACTTAAAAGTTTAATCTTTTCTGGAGTGTGATATATTagtgtttggtttttctttctctttttttttggtgtgtgtcATGTAGCTGTTTTGGACTGACATGAAGTTGTGTTGGTTGATATATAAAATCCTAGAATGTTATTGATGTTTCTTGTGAGATGCTTTTGTTTGTCTTGGTTCTTTTTCATGAGATCCGGTTGGTGCGGTCGAAACATTTGTAGATGAGGAGCGTTTAAAGCGGTTGGTTTTGTCACAATGTGGTTTGTGTGTATCTCTCGAAAAGATATTCTCTCTATCCACTCAAAAAGTTATTCCACCTGCTCTCGCTTGCCTCTTGGTAGGTGTCTCGTTTTACGCGTCAcctatttttattaaatgcGACAtggttcaaaattttggaCTTGTGAAAGTAATAATGCTAAGCCGGTCATGCATCAATCAgttctttgttttaaatttgatatatttccAAGATACACCGATGGAAATTGGTATTTGCTTAGGAAAAATGTTTATCAGATTCGAACCATCTTTTGGGCCACATGAATTTCAAGAAACATTTTGGGGTAAAGcccaacttttttttctttttcaaacgTATTTAAATTCTTTAGAGCCTACACAAGATTCCCCAACCAGATGACAAAAACATGCAAACGAAAATGCTAAACATTTTGTCTgtttatttttgacaaaatggGAAGAAGTTTTCtcatttaaaagttaaaatgcttttaaaatcgTACTCTAAAAATTggtccaaaataaaataaagatcgTACCCTAATTTTGAGGTTTAGTTATGATTTCTCACCACAATCGCTTGTCCAAATTTATACATGTGAAATAATCTTATTTACCAATtatgatttaattaatttaattgttactgaaaaatacattatacaATCACTATATGAAACTCTAACCACAAATTAATAGCAGTGCAGGACACTAAAATTATAAGTAACTAGAAAACATTTGGTACGAGTGAAAATAACTCTATGTAATGTTCGGTCCATTTGCATGCTATAGTAGgtttatattaataatgtgGTTTGTGCATAATAATGGATTACCAAATGGACACTTAAACGTAAGAAGCATCGAGTTTAGGATAGTGGACCATTCTCTTAAATTCTTTTCACACTTGAGTTCCTACTTTTTACGACACGAGCCGTGAGATGTTTGcctttgtttttctataaTCGAATTTTATCTTGTAGATTACAAAATTATCGAGAGACTTGCTTGTGTCTTAGTTTCTGATTAAGTGGTTATAAAAAGAGACTAAGAATACTtagataaaaagagagagatagatttAAGTATGATTTCTCGAATTAACAATTTTCCGGTCCCTTAAATGTAATTAGGTGCTTTGGTAACGCGTCTAGGATACTAGAGCTTTCGTATCACACAATAATCAAGACAATTAGTGTGATTATTTATTCAACTATAAATAATACGAGGTTTAATGCAATAATTCGAGATATTTTGCCACGTAAGAAGGTGGTATCTGGATACATAGCTAAATGAAATTTGCTAATATTTTATCGTCACTTTTTAGTATTGcctttctttgtattttccCTCGTCAATGTTTGCTTTCTCTGCTTTTCTGCGGATGCCattgtatttaatttgtaatttagtATACGTCGCTACTAGCTTTTTCACCTGTGAAGCCAACACAAACATATTATCTTTGGGGAGAAtcccaaaaaaaggaaagttgaaaaagagtaatcttttaattttgatttcttaagaCTCTTAAATACTTGGAACTGATTGCTAACTGACAACCAAATTATGGATTTTAAGATCTATTATCGATCAAAGACTCATAGTTATACGTACTAATCAACCTACCTAACCTACCTACCTCAAATACCATTGTAAGCTAAAAAGGATGAATCATCGAGTTAGGCTCTCATTTGTcattaagcttcttctttgtttcacTAGTCATTAAGCGTTGCACATTATACGCAACTTTCATTAAATGCAGACTTCGATAAATCCGGTACTAAAGACTATAGagtgtgacaaaaaaaaaaaagagtacaagAGTGAAATCtcataaaataatacaaagacaaacaaaaattcccaaaacaaacaatttggAAAGAAAGGTCACTGaataatgaaaaaggaaaatgccATCTGCACATCATGCAAccattaaaagaaattttttatacCAAACTTAGTTTAATGATAGAATAAATTTGTAACGATACTATAACAAAGACTCATGGGTGTGAACCAAAGACAACCACGTTCTCTCAAATACTCACACACACACTCCTATATATAAGTATCTAATCTAATCAAGAACTTAATTTCTCTCACCCGAAGTTAATAATTCAGTcagaaacacacacacacacacacacacacacactcaaAACTGAATTGACTTGTCAGAAATGGAATCTCTGTTGTGTCGGAGGAGGATAAAGAGAGTCATGGTGCTAATAATAGCGTTGACATGGCTCCGTAGCACGTGCGGAGAGCTCGAGGACCAACTATTCGAAGTAGGAAAGCTTAAGATGTTCGTCGACGACCTCCCAGATATGCCCAGACTCTATGGCTTTAACTCTGTTCATGGTATCATCAAACCAGCTTCTCTTCAAATCGGCATGTTCTCCACTAAATGGGTATTGTTCTTTTcctctttcaatttctttttcttgaagaTTCTTATGGGTTGGTGACTGGTGAGAATAATCTTATTTCACTTGTTTACGTAATTACGTCTTAGTCGTTTTGGGAAAAAATGATTAGATTCGTTTTGCGTTTACTCTCAAGTCTTCACCTAAATAAAgtgtttttgatgattttttttaaaaaagacaTAATGGGCTTTGGCCATATTCTGTTAGGCCCAattagaattgttttttttcctatatTATAGTAAGAAaagaacagaacagaacagagTATGGTTGTGGCGTGACAATAAATTTATTGTAACAGAAATTCCACAGAGATTTGCCTGCGACGCCAGTGTTTGCATACGGTACATCACGGAGCAAGGCAACAGTTCCTGGTCCGACGATTGAAACCGTATATGGAGTAGACACATACGTTACGTGGCGAAATCACCTTCCTAAATCTCACATCCTTCCTTGGGACCCCACAATCTCCCCAGCAACTCCGAAACACGGTGGAATTCCTACGGTTGTTCACTTACATGGAGGAATCCACGAACCAACAAGCGACGGAAACGCCGACGCGTGGTTCACTGCCGGTTTCAGAGAAACAGGACCAAAATGGACCAAAACGACGTTACATTACGAGAACAAGCAACAACCTGGTAACATGTGGTACCATGACCATGCCATGGGTTTGACTCGAGTCAACCTCCTTGCCGGTTTGGTAGGCGCCTATATTCTTCGCCACCACGCCGTTGAATCTCCCTTTCAGCTACCTACTGGCGATGAGTTCGACCGACCGTTGATCATTTTTGATCGTAGCTTTCGTAAAGACGGGTCAATTTACATGAACGCCACTGGGAACAACCCATCGATTCACCCGCAGTGGCAACCGGAATATTTTGGCGATGTGATAATCGTTAATGGAAAAGCATGGCCAAGATTAAACGTCCGACGTAGGAAATACAGATTCCGTATCATAAACGCAAGCAACGCTAggtttttcaagtttttcttctccaacggTCTAGATTTCATCGTTGTGGGGTCTGATTCAGCGTATTTGTCAAAGCCGGTGATGACCAAATCGATTCTCTTATCTCCATCAGAAATTGTAGACGTTGTTGTTGATTTCTACAAATCACCGTCGAGAACGGTGGTGCTTGCTAATGACGCACCATATCCTTACCCTAGTGGTGATCCTGTCAACGAAGAAAATGGCAAGGTAATGAAATTTATCATCAACAATGAATCAGAGGATGACACATGTACAATTCCCAAGAAGCTCATCAATTATCCGAATGCTGACGTGTCAAACGCCGTTCTCACGCGTTACATCTCTATGTACGAGTATGTGAGTAACTCTGATGAGCCAACTCATTTGTTAGTCAATGGTTTGCCCTATGAAGCTCCCGTTACAGAAACTCCAAAATCAGGGACTACAGAGGTACGTTGTTAATTAACAGTCTAATCTATAAATTTCTTTGGAaaagtttaataataattgtaaaattaATCAGGTATGGGAAGTGATAAATTTGACGGAAGATAACCATCCGTTACACATTCATCTAGGATTGTTCAAAGTGGTAGAGCAAACGGCATTACTGGCGGCAGGATTGGAGGAGTTCAAGGAGTGTATGACGAAACAAAACGACGCGGTCAAGTGTCAAATTAGCAAATACGCTCGTGGGAAAAAGACAGCGGTGACGGCACACGAGAGGGGTTGGAAGAACGTATTCAAGATGATGCCGGGACATGTTACGAGGATACTTGTCCGCTTTTCTTATATCCACACTAATGCATCTTACCCATTCGATCCGACTCAGGAACCGGGCTATGTCTACCATTGTCACGTAAGTAggatttcaaaatatttttaaattggtAATCGTTACtacagaatttgtttttaaaagcaatataatgtttttgcaTTGCAGATATTGGACCATGAGGACAATATGATGATGAGGCCGCTTAAGGTCATCATTTGATATGTCAAGGTCTAATGATCGATCTCTGCGAAGTTTTGATGGtgcaaaaagataaaaactaaTCAGACATCATAAAATGAAACTCCATATTGAGAATGTAACATAGTCTTTACTTTAATAATTCCTAGTAGGAATTCTAAAATTTAGTACTGGCTTATGTTGAAAGAACCATTCTTTCCTGATTTTATTATGAGTCCAAATTCAGAAATAATAAGTACTCTCTAAATTGATCATTTCTGTTGAGTTCTATGATAACTTGATAAGCCTTTTTTTGTCTAAACCCAAGTTGACgcataaatgtttttcttgttattgttCCAATGTAACTTATTtgttaacagaaaataaaacatttttgtttaccACAGCTCTGTTTTGCAAAATCAACAACCGGTTATGTAGTGGAGTTAAATTGAGGTTATCAACATCACCTCTTTAATGTCTAGTTGAGTACcaacttgttgttgttgttttgtagtGCATAAGTTACTTCGAAGTTGATCTTGATTTCGAAAGATGTTGACTCTCTTTACTTCTTTTGGTGAGAAGATTTTGGTAGAtactattttgtttattggaattttcttttacacCAATCAAAAAAACTCACCAGTTGAAACTAATAGATTCAAATTGAAGATTCGCAGCCGAACCAAAGGAACAAATCTTTGCAACCTCTTCTCTCATCTTCCTTGGACCACACACAAGAACTCCAACGCTCGAACCCTTTAAACCAACTAGGAGCTCTGCTTTCACACAATGAACATAGTGAAAACTTAGATAAAGCAATATACTCTACAGTCTCATACATGtccaaaaatgttatatataatcttaaataGACTTACTGTTAAGATTTGGCCTTTCTCCATAATGAATGTTGGTGAATTCCGGTAGCAACTGATCTGGCGAGCTCTCGATCATCAACGGAGACAATGCGTCAACGTTTTGATATAAACCCTTAAAATAACTCTTTTTGTTACACAACATAGCGACCGTAGACGTAGCCACCACGCTAATAGAGATTGCTAGAAGGTAAATGAGAGATGTATAAGCCGAAGTGTACTCTTTCGAGCTTTGATCGATTGGGTAAATGTGATATCTTGAGATGATTGCGATGATGATTATAAAGATcatgaatgaagaagagaggatgGTGGCCAGCCACAGCCAGGAGTTCGGTCCGAGGATTGGTGAGATGGGTTGGTCTGAGACATATGGTTTGAAACTGAGGGTTTTGATGATATTCATATTGCAGGTTGATACTTTCTCTCGGGTGACAAAGGCTTTGATCTGGATATCTATAAAGGAGGAGATCTCGGTGGAGTTCGGTAAGATTAGGTTGAGCATTGAGAGGTCGGAAGAATTCTTGAACGCGCATATTAAGGTTATTTTGGGGGTTTTGTAAGCGTTCGTTGAGCTCACGTAGAGTAGGTCGCGGATTATGGAGATGAACGGTGTTATCCCACTGCCTCCACTCACCATAACCAGAGAGTCATGTCTAttcttgaaagaaaaacagagtatcaATGTTACTTGTGTTGCACGAAATCTAATGTTGAACTTCTCTGTTTGGGATTTAGGTTAATTACCGTAGGTAATCAGTGGAAGCAGGGCCGTAGGGTCCCTCGACGGAAACAGCAAGGTGGTCGATCTGATTAGAAGAAGCAAGCATATGGTGAAGCTTACTGGACCATTTGCCTTGGCTCTTGATCATAACACTTAGCTTCTTTGGTTCGAGTTTGCTACTCGAAGTTATCGTAAATGGATGCCATTGAAGCTTCGAAATACTCGGTATGTTCACGAACAATATGCTCGTCGGGCTATACATCAGCACTGTATCAACATGTTTAGCATAGGATTCTTGATTAGATAATCaattgaaaaagacaaaacagaggGATCATTGTTAAACTCACTAGGGTTTTTGGAGAAATTAAGCTCGACAGTTTCACAAGGAAGAACACGAGCAGAGACTAGCTTGACATTGTTCCGCGACTGGAGAAATCTCAAGAAACGATCGACCATGAAGATGTAGAAACCGGGAAATGAGATCAACGCGTAAGAGATGCCAACGtggaagacaaagaagagcATGAAGACCATGTAGAGATAGTGAGTATAGAAGAAGACTTCGAAGAATCTCCTTCTAATCGCCGGGAATGTGGTGGCCCACATCAAAAGTCCGGCCACCAGAGCTATCTCTCCGGCTAAATGCGAGATACCGGTCCTATCCCACTCCAACATCTATTCACAGGAACAAGAAGGGTTTAGCACTGAGCATTAGGATCAAACCGGTTGATTATGTTCgtaccaaaaccaaatttgaacTACGTGTATATATTACACTTCGagttataaataattttatacgtctgttatttttttttatgtagcCAAAGCCGAATTTAACCAAAAGCCATACTTATATAGATAGCCCAACATAGACTAACCTGAGAGACTTGATTTGTGGATATCCAATAGATACAATAACAAAGACCGTGGCTTGTGAATAAGGTCATGACCAAGTTACCGAGCCATATATGGTACTTGGTGCTTGACTCCGACGTAAGCCCAACTGCAGCCAGCAACGACGAGCCACGTGCCACCGGATAAAATAAGAACCCCAAGCATATATTCCCTGTTAGACCTAACCTTACTGCTATTGAATCCAGCCTTGCTTGCcatcttttgggttttgtcatttataaaaaaacaaacacaaaagtcaatcatttaaaaaaaaattatatatcattttgtaattagaaatatacaaaaaactTATCTcacaatttgtttataaaaggCCAAATTGTTACagtatatatgatttgaatGATTCAGAGAATAAACAGGTCaatcaattttattaattaatattttttttgagtttcCTAATGAATATTGACTAACTCAATTTTTAGACCCACAAATATAGTTTCATCCCTGCAAATATGtattcaattaattaataataagcCAAAGTGTTAATTGAATCTACATGATTATTATAAACTATATGTTATATTTCGCGATACATACAAAATTAACGTTAATCGCAAGAAAATCTATCTATAAAAACTTACAAGTTATCTCCGTCGGTTGGAAGTGATTGAGGAGTGATGGTGACAAAGGTATGGTAAAAGTAATTGGCTAAgctccaaagaagaagagccatgaacatcatcaagaacataACCTCGGTCACTGTCACTATCCCTAATCCGGCCTTCACTAACATTGGTCTTTTCAATGCACCAAACTTGTCTATCTTCTTCCTATCCATTCTACTTTTAGTTAAcagaaaaaacatataatatcgATATTAAAAAGCGGTTAATTAACTAGAGAATAATCAGTTGGTTAGTTTAAGTGTTGAATTACCtattaaattggtttactCTCGTTTGTTTCTTCAAGTGAAGGTAAATAGATCCAAGAGAAGCCAGTAGAATCATTGGGAACATGTAAACCAAAAGGTTTACTCctaataaatttagaaaaccaGCACTTATGTATAAATGATGTTTGTATAAACTAATAGAAAACTAGATTAGATCTATGACGacttataaagaaaattgatgTGAATTTACCTGGTTTCCCAAAATAAATCGATTTGCCGAGCTTGGCACGCATGGATTTCAACCAAATCTTCTTGTAAGTAGACGTTGGCATCATGATCCAAATCACCACAGTGCCCATCAAAATCACCATCGTTAAGAGCTTAATCACATTCTTGATCACTTTCTTATTCGTTTCTCCTAATACCATATTGCAAGAGATGAGATTGCACctttatcagaaaaaaaaatgagagagatgaaattgcaagaaataagaaagaacaaaatagaGGGAAATGGACTTTTCAATGAGTATTTTCTGATTATAGATGAAAAGCTTCTGTTCCCACGCGCCACCACGAGTCTACCACGCGCCGCCATGAGCAAACCACGTTGAATATCAAGAACGGCTTGTGGTTCCCCACTCCGTCGTTCCCTTACCACGTCATCAGCGTAAAttttcgtctctctctctttctattcCTGTAAtaacttctttttgttttagctAAGATAACAAATCTCCTTGAAACGATTTTGACTTTTCTCATACCACATCAGCAAAAATAATTGACCAATAAGAATATCAGAACGCACCACGTCACATAAAAGATTTAGACAAAAACCGCCAACTAAGAGAGTGTCACGTGGCATTATAAGTCATACACGTAACGTTGGCGAAGCATACAACAAGCTTCATGCCTATAGGAAGGAAGATTGTAGTTTCTTACgattttttttgagattcaACGTATCTCCCAATTAAATCTTGTAGCGGGtcaaaaatttagattttgtagTGAATTACATCAAAAGAGTTCTTAATTGATAGACCATTCATGGCGTTAGTTGCAGCCAGCAC
This sequence is a window from Arabidopsis thaliana chromosome 1 sequence. Protein-coding genes within it:
- the FRO3 gene encoding ferric reduction oxidase 3 — encoded protein: MVLGETNKKVIKNVIKLLTMVILMGTVVIWIMMPTSTYKKIWLKSMRAKLGKSIYFGKPGVNLLVYMFPMILLASLGSIYLHLKKQTRVNQFNSRMDRKKIDKFGALKRPMLVKAGLGIVTVTEVMFLMMFMALLLWSLANYFYHTFVTITPQSLPTDGDNLWQARLDSIAVRLGLTGNICLGFLFYPVARGSSLLAAVGLTSESSTKYHIWLGNLVMTLFTSHGLCYCIYWISTNQVSQMLEWDRTGISHLAGEIALVAGLLMWATTFPAIRRRFFEVFFYTHYLYMVFMLFFVFHVGISYALISFPGFYIFMVDRFLRFLQSRNNVKLVSARVLPCETVELNFSKNPMLMYSPTSILFVNIPSISKLQWHPFTITSSSKLEPKKLSVMIKSQGKWSSKLHHMLASSNQIDHLAVSVEGPYGPASTDYLRHDSLVMVSGGSGITPFISIIRDLLYVSSTNAYKTPKITLICAFKNSSDLSMLNLILPNSTEISSFIDIQIKAFVTREKVSTCNMNIIKTLSFKPYVSDQPISPILGPNSWLWLATILSSSFMIFIIIIAIISRYHIYPIDQSSKEYTSAYTSLIYLLAISISVVATSTVAMLCNKKSYFKGLYQNVDALSPLMIESSPDQLLPEFTNIHYGERPNLNKLLVGLKGSSVGVLVCGPRKMREEVAKICSFGSAANLQFESISFNW